The Rhododendron vialii isolate Sample 1 chromosome 6a, ASM3025357v1 genome includes a window with the following:
- the LOC131328611 gene encoding EIN3-binding F-box protein 1-like, whose product MAMSPKDLPDECWEIIFNKLHQHHHSLLESPSLSCKRFLSITNTLRTSLKIFADPALIPLSALFTRFPNLNSIYLRFFRSGDLNRLVTDIATSDLNLETLDFTGTDGLPLESWRLLGSRMKNIRVLICWNLQTLRDIELVVIADSMPCLEDLDISYPLNDFGPVPELQGRSLGEVGVTDKGIEVVSSKLKGLRKINVSGNEFLTDKSLIALSTNCVYLTDIVVLDCLLVTSDGIKFVMRNSTNLSLVSVDGFGFGSLDDCSIHCARNISTLEIHDSVVPDGYLHLLAKAGIPLKSFTLSHCMTLTFSGISSVLNKYSSLKSLSLDGIDVLTDEKMSDLSQFLSALVTICLDLCDNLTELTFFKLAKNCPLLEDISMVGTNLGGGVDEATDIVKNPRIKSLNLENNPKLSDECLAKIASVCPSLEVLLVSSCKGITEKGIADFLKSCSKVRSLQIDECGGIKNIGNGFELSKLDFLGATRSGIDDDGLMVIGNRCRGLLHLELEGCLGVTTVGLKEILTNCEKLRKINLTGCLNVRTETVDWMVFSRPSLREIILSYTSLPSESQRKLFLRHGCLVLSE is encoded by the coding sequence ATGGCCATGAGTCCCAAGGATCTTCCAGACGAGTGCTGGGAAATCATATTCAACAAATtacaccaacaccaccactctCTTCTCGAATCCCCGTCCCTCTCTTGCAAGCGATTCCTCTCCATCACCAACACTCTCCGAACCAGCCTCAAAATATTCGCCGATCCAGCGCTCATCCCCCTCTCCGCACTCTTCACTCGTTTTCccaacctcaactccatctaCCTCCGCTTCTTTCGCAGCGGAGATCTCAACCGACTCGTCACCGACATCGCAACCTCCGATTTAAACCTCGAAACCCTAGATTTCACGGGAACCGATGGCCTCCCCTTGGAGAGCTGGAGGTTACTAGGATCCCGTATGAAGaatattagggttttgatttgttGGAATCTCCAAACCTTACGCGACATTGAGTTGGTTGTTATTGCGGACTCCATGCCCTGTTTGGAGGATCTGGATATCTCCTATCCTTTAAATGATTTCGGGCCGGTTCCTGAACTACAGGGTCGGAGCCTGGGTGAAGTGGGCGTGACAGATAAGGGCATCGAGGTGGTGTCGTCAAAATTGAAGGGTTTGAGAAAAATCAACGTATCTGGTAACGAATTTCTCACTGATAAGTCGCTAATAGCTCTTTCCACGAATTGCGTCTACTTGACCGATATTGTAGTTCTCGACTGTTTGTTGGTCACATCGGACGGAATCAAATTTGTTATGCGCAATAGTACCAATTTGAGTCTAGTGTCAGTTGATGGATTTGGATTCGGTTCATTAGATGACTGTTCGATTCATTGTGCAAGAAATATATCAACTCTTGAAATCCATGATTCGGTAGTTCCCGATGGATATCTCCATTTGCTTGCAAAGGCTGGTATTCCTTTAAAGAGTTTCACTTTATCGCATTGCATGACCCTCACCTTCTCTGGAATTTCATCGGTTTTAAACAAATACTCGTCCCTGAAGTCTTTATCTTTAGATGGAATAGATGTGCTCACTGATGAGAAAATGAGTGATTTATCTCAATTTCTATCCGCTTTAGTCACAATATGCCTCGATCTTTGCGATAATCTAACTGAGTTAACCTTTTTCAAGCTTGCAAAGAATTGTCCTTTGCTAGAGGATATTAGTATGGTGGGAACGAATCTTGGAGGAGGAGTAGACGAGGCTACTGATATTGTGAAAAACCCACGAATCAAGTCTCTGAACTTGGAAAATAATCCGAAACTGAGCGATGAATGTCTTGCAAAAATTGCTTCGGTATGCCCTAGTTTAGAGGTGCTTCTTGTGTCCTCCTGTAAGGGTATAACAGAGAAAGGCATTGCTGATTTCTTGAAGAGCTGCTCCAAGGTTAGGAGTTTACAGATCGATGAATGTGGGGGGATTAAGAACATTGGAAATGGTTTTGAACTCTCCAAACTGGACTTCCTTGGTGCAACTAGATCAGGGATTGATGATGATGGGTTGATGGTTATAGGGAATAGATGTCGTGGGCTCCTGCATTTGGAGTTGGAAGGTTGCTTGGGGGTGACAACAGTAGGGTTGAaagaaattttgacaaattgtgAAAAATTGAGAAAGATAAATTTGACTGGGTGTCTTAATGTGAGAACGGAGACGGTAGATTGGATGGTGTTTTCAAGGCCATCACTTAGGGAAATTATCCTGTCATATACATCTTTGCCTTCTGAAAGCCAGAGGAAGCTGTTCTTGCGCcatggatgtcttgttttgtcAGAATAA